A stretch of Pseudoclavibacter chungangensis DNA encodes these proteins:
- a CDS encoding YbaK/EbsC family protein, with protein sequence MSTLELTTALQRPDLLAPPVADAIAALPPEHLERVLVAPIDPDLADTAAFCAAYDVAPEASANCLVVMGKRGDVVTTAAVLVLATTRADVNGVVRHLLDARKASFASTDDATERTGMEYGGITPIGVPSDWRVFVDSRIVDLPEVIVGAGIRGAKIALPGAVLAALPGVEVIDGLARPVA encoded by the coding sequence GTGTCGACGCTCGAGCTGACCACCGCGCTGCAACGGCCCGATCTGCTCGCCCCACCCGTCGCCGACGCGATCGCGGCGCTCCCGCCCGAGCACCTCGAGCGTGTGCTCGTCGCTCCCATCGATCCGGACCTCGCCGACACCGCTGCGTTCTGTGCGGCGTACGACGTGGCGCCCGAGGCCTCGGCCAACTGCCTCGTCGTGATGGGGAAGCGTGGGGACGTCGTCACGACGGCCGCCGTGCTCGTGCTCGCGACGACCCGCGCCGATGTCAACGGCGTCGTCCGGCACCTGCTCGACGCGCGCAAGGCGAGCTTCGCGTCGACGGACGACGCCACCGAACGCACCGGCATGGAATACGGCGGCATCACGCCCATCGGCGTGCCGAGCGACTGGCGGGTGTTCGTCGACTCGCGCATCGTCGACCTTCCCGAGGTGATCGTCGGTGCGGGGATCAGAGGTGCGAAGATCGCACTGCCGGGCGCGGTCCTCGCGGCACTGCCAGGCGTCGAGGTGATCGACGGGCTCGCGCGCCCCGTCGCATGA
- a CDS encoding PhzF family phenazine biosynthesis protein, protein MTKRPFSQVDVFSAEPGLGNPVAVVHEADGLDDETMASFARWTNLSETTFLLEPTDPAADYRLRIFTPGGELPFAGHPTLGSAQAWLTAGGAPATSGRLMQECGIGLVELRRDPSGLLAFAAPPLIRSGAPDDATRSAALASLGITDDDVVDVSWVVNGPEFLGVLLRDADAVLALEPDFSAMADAGLAIGAVAPHAPGSTVGADLEVRGFVPGIGVDEDPVTGSLNAGLARWLVGAGHLSAPYVAAQGTALGRRGRVHISPDAERPDEFWVAGETTTVIEGTVELG, encoded by the coding sequence ATGACGAAGCGCCCGTTCTCGCAGGTCGATGTGTTCTCCGCCGAGCCCGGTCTCGGCAACCCGGTTGCGGTCGTGCACGAGGCCGACGGCCTGGACGACGAGACGATGGCCTCGTTCGCGCGCTGGACGAACCTCAGCGAGACCACGTTCCTCCTCGAGCCGACCGACCCCGCGGCCGACTACCGCCTGCGCATCTTCACGCCGGGCGGCGAACTGCCGTTCGCCGGGCACCCCACGCTCGGGAGCGCCCAAGCGTGGCTCACCGCGGGAGGGGCGCCCGCGACGTCCGGACGACTCATGCAGGAGTGCGGCATCGGCCTCGTCGAGTTGCGGCGCGACCCGAGCGGACTGCTCGCCTTCGCGGCGCCGCCCCTCATCCGCTCGGGCGCGCCCGATGACGCGACCCGATCGGCCGCGCTCGCCAGCCTCGGCATCACGGACGACGATGTCGTCGACGTCTCCTGGGTCGTGAACGGCCCCGAGTTCCTCGGCGTGCTGCTGCGCGATGCGGATGCCGTGCTCGCGCTCGAGCCCGACTTCAGCGCGATGGCCGATGCCGGGCTCGCGATAGGGGCCGTGGCGCCGCATGCTCCTGGTTCGACGGTGGGCGCCGACCTCGAGGTGCGTGGGTTCGTTCCCGGCATCGGTGTCGACGAGGACCCCGTGACCGGGTCGCTCAATGCTGGGCTCGCAAGATGGCTCGTCGGGGCGGGGCACCTGAGCGCCCCGTACGTCGCCGCACAGGGCACGGCGCTCGGGAGGCGCGGGCGCGTCCACATCTCGCCCGATGCCGAGCGTCCGGACGAGTTCTGGGTCGCGGGCGAGACGACGACCGTCATCGAGGGCACCGTCGAGCTCGGCTGA
- a CDS encoding TetR/AcrR family transcriptional regulator yields the protein MLFPNGESVARRPGRPRDDAREREILAVVLEVLREGDADGVTFEEVARRAHASKRTLYRRWSTTREMIVAAIKSGPAAANSPEPIDTGSLRGDLLALLERLEATMAEGGPLSLTIMQAGLRDPELCEHIESTAGPTGARLPADVIRNAIDRAELPETVDPFAYEEVAAAVLIIRRLNGLTSDAAYRRALTDSVLLPALRSGVAAGQAGIFSGHPTPATPTDERTRSRP from the coding sequence GTGTTGTTTCCCAATGGTGAATCCGTCGCCCGGCGTCCCGGCCGGCCTCGTGACGATGCGCGCGAGCGCGAGATCCTCGCCGTCGTGCTCGAGGTCCTGCGCGAGGGCGATGCCGACGGTGTCACGTTCGAGGAGGTCGCGCGGCGTGCCCACGCCTCCAAGCGGACGCTCTACCGTCGGTGGTCCACCACACGCGAGATGATCGTCGCGGCGATCAAGTCCGGGCCCGCGGCCGCGAACTCCCCCGAGCCCATCGACACGGGCTCGCTGCGGGGCGACCTCCTCGCGCTGCTCGAACGCCTCGAGGCCACGATGGCCGAGGGGGGTCCGCTCAGCCTGACGATCATGCAGGCCGGGCTCCGGGATCCGGAGCTGTGCGAGCACATCGAGTCCACCGCCGGACCGACCGGCGCGCGGCTGCCGGCCGACGTGATCCGCAACGCGATCGATCGCGCCGAGCTCCCCGAGACCGTCGACCCCTTCGCCTACGAGGAGGTCGCGGCCGCCGTGCTCATCATCCGGCGCCTCAACGGGCTCACGAGCGACGCGGCCTACCGGCGAGCACTGACCGACAGCGTCCTGCTGCCCGCCCTCCGCAGCGGCGTCGCGGCCGGGCAGGCGGGCATCTTCTCGGGGCACCCGACCCCGGCGACACCGACCGACGAGCGAACCAGGAGCCGACCATGA
- a CDS encoding alpha/beta fold hydrolase, translating into MTDLTIPDFDTARLPGADGVMLNVASAGDGPAVVLLHGFPQTHLMWRAVAVQLRREHTVIAVDLRGYGASDKPDADTPDVYSKRTMAADVVAVAAHLGHERFAVVGHDRGALVAVRAGLDHPETISHVGILDVLPTLDTWDVLHGVDAKVAWHLYLMAQPAGLPERMIEAVADDFFASFLDAWDPTGTTFAPELREHYVRASSAAVPSIVADYRATAGIDLETDRADRAAGRRLAMPVGVISQDWGTRLGFDPAEIWAAWSDDVTYEPIQAGHFMAEERPEPIARFVRDLLAR; encoded by the coding sequence ATGACGGACCTCACCATCCCCGACTTCGACACGGCACGGCTCCCCGGCGCGGACGGGGTGATGCTCAACGTCGCGAGCGCGGGGGACGGGCCCGCGGTCGTCCTCCTCCACGGATTCCCCCAGACGCACCTCATGTGGCGTGCCGTCGCCGTTCAGCTGCGGCGCGAGCACACCGTGATCGCCGTCGACCTGCGCGGCTACGGCGCGAGCGACAAGCCCGACGCCGACACGCCCGACGTCTATTCCAAGCGCACCATGGCGGCCGACGTCGTGGCGGTCGCCGCGCACCTCGGACACGAGCGCTTCGCCGTCGTCGGGCACGACCGCGGCGCGCTCGTCGCCGTCCGGGCCGGTCTCGATCACCCCGAGACGATCAGCCACGTCGGCATCCTCGACGTGCTCCCGACGCTCGACACGTGGGACGTCCTGCACGGGGTCGACGCGAAGGTCGCCTGGCACCTCTACCTCATGGCCCAACCCGCGGGCCTGCCCGAACGCATGATCGAGGCCGTCGCCGACGACTTCTTCGCGTCGTTCCTCGACGCGTGGGACCCGACGGGAACGACGTTCGCACCGGAGCTCCGCGAGCACTACGTCCGGGCCTCGAGCGCTGCGGTGCCGTCGATCGTCGCCGACTACCGCGCGACAGCGGGCATCGACCTCGAGACGGACCGGGCGGATCGCGCCGCCGGCCGACGGCTCGCGATGCCGGTCGGCGTCATCTCGCAGGACTGGGGAACCCGATTGGGCTTCGACCCCGCCGAGATCTGGGCCGCGTGGTCGGACGACGTCACCTACGAGCCGATCCAGGCGGGCCACTTCATGGCCGAGGAACGACCGGAACCGATCGCGCGGTTCGTGCGGGACCTCCTCGCCCGGTAG
- a CDS encoding HSP90 family protein yields MSEERFLVDLRGVVDLLSHHLYSSPRVYLRELVQNARDAIVAGREVRPGTPDGIEIEVDEAAGAIVVRDHGIGLTEDEMRTVLATIGASSKRDDFALTRRKYLGQFGIGLLACFLIADRIEVRSRSARTPAAETLRWVGNSDGTFTIDRDAEPMHEPGTEVRVRARPDDRDWVRRRRVASLASDFAEFLDTPVRLAGRPGTDPVTITDRTPPWRADAEESARWCHANLGFHPIAQFPVALPAVGVVGVAYLADAPGRVGNRRGDRVYSRGMFVSDDNVQLVPEWAYFVRLVVETGDLPLTATRESLQRSGLLEDVREHIGRQLRDGMERLALHEPSAFARFLEVHARGLLAMAVSDREMLELVMAHVPWETSAGELSYEVARRRGTRVFYASTAHDYIAFAPLVRARGDVLINGSYVYGREILRLVSRRPGQRGRLLPFRPDEFLTALPVPGPGDPLAAELERIARPVLDRLGVGLDVRAFAPDTVSVLLTGMAHGEPDEDDENDDASDPWAELLGTTPEPPRGPTLVLNTASDAVRAVPLVSDARVRGEAITGLYLIGLLSAGERLDADRSTMLGETLGALIAAAGRAAAPEDGNAPGDAPSRATDVPSTMWDAHPATGDAPPTGWNTPPATGDVPPDDVPNPWP; encoded by the coding sequence GTGAGCGAGGAACGCTTCCTCGTCGACCTGCGCGGCGTCGTCGATCTCCTCTCGCACCATCTCTACTCGAGCCCGCGCGTCTACCTGCGCGAGCTCGTGCAGAACGCGCGCGACGCGATCGTCGCCGGGCGGGAGGTACGTCCGGGCACGCCGGACGGCATCGAGATCGAGGTCGACGAAGCGGCCGGTGCGATCGTCGTGCGCGACCACGGCATCGGCCTCACCGAGGACGAGATGCGCACCGTGCTCGCGACGATCGGCGCGTCGAGCAAGCGCGACGACTTCGCCCTGACGCGGCGCAAGTACCTCGGCCAGTTCGGCATCGGCCTGCTCGCGTGCTTCCTCATCGCCGACCGGATCGAGGTGCGCTCGCGCAGTGCCCGTACCCCCGCGGCCGAGACGCTGCGCTGGGTCGGCAACAGCGACGGCACGTTCACGATCGACCGGGATGCCGAGCCGATGCACGAGCCGGGCACGGAGGTGCGCGTCCGGGCGCGGCCCGACGATCGTGACTGGGTGCGTCGACGCCGCGTCGCGTCGCTCGCATCGGATTTCGCGGAGTTCCTCGACACGCCCGTGCGCCTCGCCGGCAGGCCCGGGACGGATCCGGTGACGATCACCGACCGCACACCACCGTGGCGCGCCGATGCGGAGGAGTCGGCGCGCTGGTGCCACGCGAACCTCGGATTCCACCCGATCGCCCAGTTCCCCGTGGCGCTGCCCGCGGTGGGCGTGGTCGGCGTCGCGTACCTCGCCGATGCGCCGGGCCGCGTCGGCAACCGGCGCGGTGACCGCGTCTATTCGCGCGGCATGTTCGTGAGCGACGACAACGTGCAACTCGTCCCGGAGTGGGCGTACTTCGTGCGGCTCGTCGTCGAGACGGGCGATCTGCCGCTCACGGCGACGAGGGAGTCGCTCCAGCGCTCCGGGCTGCTCGAGGACGTGCGCGAGCACATCGGCCGACAGCTCCGCGACGGGATGGAGCGGCTCGCGCTGCACGAGCCGTCCGCGTTCGCGAGGTTCCTGGAGGTGCACGCCAGGGGGCTCCTCGCGATGGCCGTGAGCGATAGGGAGATGCTCGAGCTCGTCATGGCCCACGTGCCGTGGGAGACGAGTGCGGGCGAGCTGAGCTACGAGGTCGCACGTCGGCGGGGGACGCGAGTGTTCTACGCCTCGACGGCGCACGACTACATCGCGTTCGCGCCGCTCGTGCGTGCACGAGGGGATGTCCTCATCAACGGTTCGTACGTGTACGGTCGCGAGATCCTGCGGCTCGTGTCGCGGCGCCCGGGCCAGCGCGGCCGATTGCTGCCCTTCCGGCCGGACGAGTTCCTGACGGCACTGCCGGTGCCTGGGCCGGGCGACCCGCTCGCCGCCGAGCTGGAGCGCATCGCGCGGCCCGTGCTCGATCGGCTCGGTGTCGGGCTCGACGTGCGCGCATTCGCACCCGACACCGTTTCGGTGCTCCTCACGGGCATGGCGCACGGGGAACCGGACGAGGACGACGAGAACGACGACGCGTCGGATCCCTGGGCCGAGCTGCTCGGCACGACGCCCGAGCCGCCCCGCGGCCCGACCCTCGTGCTCAACACGGCGAGCGACGCGGTGCGCGCCGTACCGCTCGTCTCCGACGCTCGCGTGCGGGGCGAGGCGATCACGGGCCTCTATCTGATCGGGCTGCTCTCGGCCGGCGAGCGACTCGATGCCGACCGCTCGACGATGCTCGGCGAGACGCTGGGCGCACTCATCGCGGCCGCCGGCCGTGCCGCCGCGCCCGAGGACGGGAACGCACCGGGGGACGCACCATCGCGGGCGACGGACGTTCCCTCGACGATGTGGGATGCGCATCCGGCGACGGGCGACGCTCCCCCGACGGGATGGAACACCCCACCGGCGACGGGCGACGTCCCGCCGGACGACGTCCCGAACCCGTGGCCCTGA
- a CDS encoding SGNH/GDSL hydrolase family protein — MARLRTALVTGSALVAAFLGAGLTLRRQAAIARRRIGKPLGEQALDAERVWRRGRPGEPIELLLVGDSVAAGLGASRPKETIGARLAKALGKHADRPVRLRSVAVVGAESRDLAAQLDRLDETYTPDVAVIIVGGNDVTHRIPVPESVTDLTAAITRLRDRGARVVVGTCPELGALRPVPQPLRTLVSRMSRRLAAAQAVAAERAGAATVDLRRTVGPLFFDEPAEMFSLDRFHPSPLGYRRTATAMLPVVVRVLESDDDEPRLTDDTTSGRAAKRAPIAHDHAIS; from the coding sequence GTGGCTCGTCTCCGCACCGCTCTCGTCACCGGCTCCGCGCTCGTGGCCGCCTTCCTCGGAGCCGGCCTGACCCTGCGGCGGCAGGCCGCGATCGCGCGACGCCGCATCGGCAAGCCCCTCGGGGAGCAGGCGCTCGACGCCGAACGCGTGTGGCGTCGAGGGCGTCCTGGCGAGCCCATCGAGCTGCTGCTCGTCGGTGACTCGGTCGCGGCCGGGCTGGGCGCCTCACGACCGAAGGAGACGATCGGCGCACGGCTCGCGAAGGCGCTCGGCAAGCACGCGGACCGCCCCGTCCGCCTCCGCTCGGTGGCCGTCGTGGGTGCGGAGTCGAGGGATCTCGCCGCCCAGCTCGACCGGCTCGACGAGACCTACACGCCGGACGTGGCCGTCATCATCGTCGGCGGGAACGACGTGACGCACCGCATTCCCGTGCCCGAGTCGGTCACGGACCTCACCGCGGCGATCACGCGTCTCCGTGACCGTGGCGCTCGCGTCGTCGTGGGGACGTGCCCGGAGCTCGGCGCGCTCCGCCCTGTCCCACAGCCCCTGCGCACGCTCGTGTCACGTATGTCCCGCCGCCTCGCCGCGGCGCAGGCCGTCGCGGCGGAACGTGCGGGGGCGGCGACCGTCGACCTGCGACGCACCGTCGGGCCCCTCTTCTTCGACGAACCGGCCGAGATGTTCAGCCTCGATCGCTTCCACCCGAGCCCGCTCGGCTACCGCCGGACGGCGACCGCGATGCTCCCCGTGGTCGTCCGGGTGCTCGAATCCGACGACGACGAACCTCGGCTCACCGACGACACGACGAGCGGTCGCGCAGCGAAGCGCGCACCGATCGCTCACGACCACGCGATTTCGTGA
- the fmdA gene encoding formamidase, with protein MPENIFPLDSSKPFDDQQKLGHNRWHPEIPPIATVKPGDSFRVDCREWFDGAIVNDDSADDILNAPLLTVHKLSGPIAVEGAKPGDLLIVDILDVGPIPQEDSGPLAGQGWGYTGIFAKNNGGGFLTDEFPDAYKAIWDFTGQVATSRHIPEVAFEGLIHPGLMGTAPSAELLATWNAREGALIATDPHRVPPLALPPEPREAVLGGLAASEFDRVAGEAARTAPPRENGGNQDIKNLSKGTRIFYPVFVDGANLSVGDLHFSQGDGEITFCGAIEMGGFIDLRVEVLAGGMETYGVSENAIFMPGRVEPRFSEWLAFSGTSVTLDGEQRYLDSHLSYQRACLHAIDYLVKFGYTPEQAYLLLGAAPIEGRLSGVVDIPNSCATVYLPTAMFEFDVRPSASGPHQVTQGVPAPRAANA; from the coding sequence ATGCCCGAGAACATCTTCCCGCTCGACTCGTCGAAGCCGTTCGACGACCAGCAGAAACTCGGCCACAATCGCTGGCACCCCGAGATCCCGCCCATCGCGACCGTGAAGCCCGGCGACTCGTTCCGCGTCGACTGTCGCGAGTGGTTCGACGGCGCGATCGTGAACGACGACAGCGCCGACGACATCCTGAACGCACCACTCCTCACGGTGCACAAACTCTCGGGCCCCATCGCCGTCGAGGGAGCGAAACCCGGCGACCTCCTGATCGTCGACATCCTCGACGTCGGGCCCATCCCGCAGGAGGACTCGGGGCCGCTCGCCGGCCAGGGGTGGGGGTACACGGGCATCTTCGCGAAGAACAACGGCGGCGGGTTCCTCACCGACGAGTTTCCCGACGCCTACAAGGCGATCTGGGACTTCACGGGGCAGGTCGCGACGAGCCGGCACATCCCCGAGGTCGCGTTCGAGGGGCTCATCCACCCCGGCCTCATGGGCACCGCGCCATCGGCCGAGCTGCTCGCGACCTGGAACGCCCGCGAGGGGGCGCTCATCGCGACCGATCCGCACCGCGTGCCGCCGCTCGCGCTGCCACCCGAGCCGCGCGAGGCCGTGCTCGGCGGGCTCGCCGCGAGCGAGTTCGACCGCGTCGCGGGCGAGGCGGCCCGCACGGCACCCCCGCGCGAGAACGGCGGCAACCAGGACATCAAGAACCTCTCGAAGGGCACGCGGATCTTCTACCCCGTGTTCGTCGACGGGGCGAACCTCTCGGTCGGCGACCTCCACTTCTCCCAGGGTGACGGCGAGATCACGTTCTGCGGGGCGATCGAGATGGGCGGCTTCATCGACCTGCGCGTCGAGGTGCTCGCGGGCGGCATGGAGACGTACGGCGTCTCCGAGAACGCGATCTTCATGCCCGGCCGGGTCGAGCCGCGGTTCAGCGAGTGGCTCGCGTTCTCGGGCACCTCGGTCACGCTCGACGGCGAACAGCGCTACCTCGACTCACACCTGTCGTACCAGCGCGCGTGCCTGCACGCGATCGACTACCTCGTGAAGTTCGGCTACACGCCCGAGCAGGCCTACCTGCTGCTCGGCGCCGCACCGATCGAGGGGCGCCTGTCGGGTGTCGTCGACATCCCGAACTCGTGCGCGACGGTGTACCTGCCGACGGCGATGTTCGAGTTCGACGTGCGTCCGTCCGCCTCGGGCCCGCACCAGGTCACGCAGGGCGTGCCCGCGCCGCGGGCCGCGAACGCCTGA
- a CDS encoding FmdB family zinc ribbon protein yields the protein MPLYEFACPSGHATETNFSLRDVPSAIDCPECSVRARRRMVAPHLGRGASSAMRVLDATSRSAHEPEVVRSTAPGTRTPAPVSRDPRHARLPHP from the coding sequence ATGCCCCTCTACGAGTTCGCCTGCCCCAGCGGCCACGCGACCGAGACGAACTTCTCGCTGCGCGACGTGCCGTCGGCGATCGACTGCCCCGAGTGCAGCGTGCGCGCCCGCCGACGCATGGTCGCGCCGCATCTCGGACGCGGTGCGTCGAGCGCGATGCGCGTCCTCGACGCGACGTCGCGCTCGGCGCACGAGCCCGAGGTCGTCCGGAGCACCGCCCCCGGCACCCGCACGCCCGCGCCGGTGTCCCGCGACCCGAGGCACGCCCGGCTGCCGCACCCCTGA
- a CDS encoding helix-turn-helix domain-containing protein gives MSHPIPREALDAPTGPIEPPMPLSFTGFQAAVSSSFVPLKLTTADPERFRASLTQATVGDVSVSDVRAAAHEVERTPELIRSSPRKYFKLSLQMEGASSLEQNGRTVVLEPGDMAIYDTSTPYLLSFDTPFRVMVIQLPHDRLDIPSEIMRDMTGVLLAGSHGLGRVVSPFLATLGTNMDELSGPAGARLAQNAVDLLEMLFANELDVARAAADPRRALMQRIRDHIDEHLGDPELTPSSIAAAHFISTRHLHALFHEQGSTVAGYVRSRRLEQCYLNLTNPLFVDTPIATVGVRWGFGDAAHFSRVFKSAYGESPTQVRRRMLGQQAARTVED, from the coding sequence ATGAGTCATCCCATTCCGCGCGAGGCGCTCGATGCCCCCACCGGGCCCATCGAGCCGCCGATGCCGCTCTCCTTCACGGGTTTCCAGGCGGCCGTCTCGAGTTCGTTCGTCCCGCTGAAGCTCACGACGGCGGATCCGGAGCGGTTCCGCGCGAGTCTCACGCAGGCGACGGTCGGCGACGTGAGCGTCTCCGACGTGCGCGCGGCCGCCCACGAGGTCGAGCGCACCCCCGAACTCATCCGATCCTCGCCGCGCAAGTACTTCAAGCTGAGTCTGCAGATGGAGGGCGCCTCGTCCCTCGAGCAGAACGGCCGCACGGTCGTGCTCGAACCGGGTGACATGGCGATCTACGACACCTCGACCCCCTACCTGCTCTCGTTCGACACACCGTTCCGCGTCATGGTGATCCAGCTCCCGCACGACCGGCTCGACATCCCGAGCGAGATCATGCGCGACATGACCGGCGTGCTGCTCGCCGGGTCGCACGGGCTCGGCCGCGTCGTGTCGCCCTTCCTCGCGACGCTCGGGACGAACATGGACGAGCTGTCGGGCCCCGCCGGTGCGCGTCTCGCCCAGAACGCCGTCGACCTGCTCGAGATGCTGTTCGCCAACGAGCTCGACGTCGCGCGCGCGGCCGCGGACCCCCGGCGCGCACTCATGCAGCGCATCCGGGACCACATCGACGAGCACCTCGGCGACCCAGAGCTCACCCCCTCGTCGATCGCGGCCGCACACTTCATCTCGACGCGTCACCTGCACGCCCTCTTCCACGAGCAGGGTTCCACGGTCGCCGGCTACGTCCGATCGCGCCGCCTCGAGCAGTGCTACCTGAACCTCACGAACCCACTGTTCGTCGACACCCCGATCGCCACGGTCGGGGTGCGGTGGGGGTTCGGCGACGCGGCCCACTTCAGCCGCGTCTTCAAGTCGGCCTACGGGGAGTCGCCGACGCAGGTGCGTCGGCGCATGCTCGGCCAACAGGCGGCCCGCACCGTCGAGGACTGA
- a CDS encoding alpha-amylase family protein — translation MTHVEDDPADELGAALERLGQRGVTVDADFERRVHEHGPVLLDLHRSLYGPRDGAGSFASLIELAAESWRDRPGDLRALDSRRAIDPDWFTSNRMLGGVCYVDRYAGSLEAVRERIPYFQELGLTYLHLMPLFESPEGDNDGGYAVSSYRRVDPAIGTFEDLAALAAELRAVGISLVVDFIFNHTSDEHEWARRAVAGDPEFENFYLIYPDRTMPDRYERTVREIFPDDHPGSFVQLPDGRWIWATFYHFQWDLDYSNPAVFRAMAGEMLFLANLGVEILRMDAVAFVWKRLGTPCESLPEVHLLLRAFNALLRIAAPSVLFKSEAIVHPDEVAEYISPDECQLSYNPLQMALTWEALATRDARLLQQALDTRHALPPGTAWIDYVRSHDDIGWTFADEDAAALGIDGYWHRRFLNDFYVGRFTGSFARGIPFQEHPITLDARIAGTAASLSGIEADDPGGEDRLLLAYAIAFSTGGIPLVYLGDEVAQLNDLDYADDPAHAHDARWAHRPVYPAERYAERLDPTTVPGRVFARFTRMLQVRRETPEFAGNELVPFHVPASGASNPVLGYQRPGPDGVRVIVLANVGDHSTSVDASTFQAFDADAVELLSERPVHLDAGVEIAPHGVLWIRAHLR, via the coding sequence ATGACGCACGTCGAAGACGACCCCGCCGACGAGCTCGGTGCCGCGCTCGAACGACTGGGACAGCGAGGCGTCACCGTGGACGCCGACTTCGAGCGGCGCGTGCACGAGCACGGCCCCGTCCTGCTCGATCTGCACCGCTCGCTCTACGGGCCGCGCGACGGCGCCGGATCGTTCGCGTCGCTCATCGAACTCGCGGCGGAATCCTGGCGCGATCGCCCGGGCGATCTGCGTGCCCTCGACTCGCGCCGGGCCATCGATCCCGATTGGTTCACGTCGAACCGCATGCTCGGTGGGGTCTGCTACGTCGACCGCTACGCCGGGTCGCTCGAGGCCGTGCGCGAGCGCATCCCGTACTTCCAGGAGCTCGGGCTCACCTACCTACACCTCATGCCGCTCTTCGAGTCACCCGAGGGCGACAACGACGGCGGCTACGCGGTGTCCAGCTACCGCCGCGTCGACCCCGCGATCGGCACGTTCGAGGACCTCGCGGCGCTCGCGGCGGAGCTGCGCGCCGTGGGCATCTCGCTCGTCGTGGACTTCATCTTCAACCACACGAGCGACGAGCACGAGTGGGCGCGTCGCGCCGTCGCGGGGGACCCCGAGTTCGAGAACTTCTACCTCATCTACCCCGACCGCACGATGCCCGACCGGTACGAGCGGACGGTGCGCGAGATCTTCCCCGACGACCACCCGGGGTCGTTCGTGCAACTCCCGGACGGGCGCTGGATCTGGGCCACGTTCTACCACTTCCAGTGGGACCTCGACTACTCCAACCCCGCGGTGTTCCGCGCCATGGCGGGGGAGATGCTCTTCCTCGCGAACCTCGGCGTCGAGATCCTGCGCATGGACGCCGTCGCGTTCGTGTGGAAGCGGCTCGGCACGCCGTGCGAGTCGCTCCCCGAGGTGCACCTGCTGCTGCGCGCGTTCAACGCGCTCTTGCGCATCGCGGCGCCGTCCGTCCTGTTCAAGTCGGAGGCGATCGTGCACCCCGACGAGGTCGCCGAGTACATCTCGCCGGACGAGTGCCAGCTGTCGTACAACCCGCTGCAGATGGCGCTCACGTGGGAGGCGCTCGCGACGCGCGATGCCCGCCTCCTACAGCAGGCGCTCGACACCCGCCACGCGCTCCCGCCCGGGACGGCGTGGATCGACTACGTCCGCAGTCACGACGACATCGGCTGGACCTTCGCCGACGAGGACGCGGCCGCGCTCGGCATCGACGGCTACTGGCACCGGCGGTTCCTCAACGACTTCTACGTCGGGCGTTTCACGGGCTCGTTCGCGCGCGGCATCCCGTTCCAGGAGCACCCCATCACGCTCGACGCGCGCATCGCCGGAACGGCCGCGTCGCTGAGCGGGATCGAGGCGGACGACCCGGGTGGCGAGGACCGCCTGCTGCTCGCGTACGCGATCGCGTTCTCGACGGGTGGCATCCCGCTCGTCTACCTCGGCGACGAGGTCGCCCAGCTCAACGACCTCGACTACGCCGACGACCCGGCCCACGCGCACGACGCGCGCTGGGCGCACCGGCCCGTGTACCCCGCCGAGCGCTACGCGGAGCGCCTCGACCCGACGACCGTGCCCGGCCGCGTGTTCGCGCGGTTCACGCGCATGCTGCAGGTGCGTCGCGAGACGCCGGAGTTCGCGGGCAACGAGCTCGTGCCGTTCCACGTGCCGGCCTCGGGCGCGTCGAATCCCGTGCTCGGCTACCAGCGACCGGGGCCGGACGGTGTGCGCGTCATCGTGCTCGCGAACGTCGGTGACCACAGCACCTCGGTGGACGCCTCGACGTTCCAGGCGTTCGACGCCGACGCGGTCGAGCTCCTGAGCGAGCGTCCCGTGCACCTCGATGCGGGCGTCGAGATCGCACCGCACGGGGTGCTGTGGATCCGCGCCCACCTGCGGTGA
- a CDS encoding universal stress protein: MTTDSRIPPDYSTVVVGTDGSDLAIPTVLRAARVAQRTDADLVLVSAWSQLGRREQAKSVASSGDTRASTVIGRAAANAALASAVALATEHGATVAAALMVRAEPAAALLETAAERGADLIIIGAAGQPSLAERLLGTVASELIVRAECDVLIVRPTRGQEIEVGRPESA; this comes from the coding sequence ATGACGACCGACAGCAGGATCCCACCGGACTACTCGACCGTCGTCGTCGGGACCGACGGCTCGGACCTCGCGATCCCCACCGTGTTGCGGGCCGCGCGGGTCGCCCAGCGCACCGACGCCGATCTCGTGCTCGTGTCGGCCTGGTCGCAGCTCGGTCGGCGAGAGCAGGCGAAGAGCGTCGCGAGCAGCGGCGACACGCGCGCCTCGACCGTCATCGGTCGGGCCGCGGCGAACGCGGCGCTCGCGTCCGCCGTCGCACTCGCGACGGAGCACGGCGCGACGGTCGCGGCGGCACTCATGGTGCGCGCCGAGCCGGCGGCGGCGCTCCTCGAGACCGCGGCGGAACGCGGCGCCGACCTCATCATCATCGGGGCGGCGGGGCAGCCGAGCCTCGCGGAGCGGCTGCTCGGCACGGTCGCGAGCGAGCTCATCGTGCGCGCGGAGTGCGACGTGCTCATCGTGCGCCCCACGCGGGGGCAGGAGATCGAGGTCGGACGCCCCGAGTCCGCCTAG